The following are from one region of the Aspergillus chevalieri M1 DNA, chromosome 1, nearly complete sequence genome:
- a CDS encoding uncharacterized protein (COG:S;~EggNog:ENOG410PG0R;~InterPro:IPR029687;~go_process: GO:0043001 - Golgi to plasma membrane protein transport [Evidence IEA]), translating to MVLVKARIALFGLCCFFCCYLPLFLALTTILCPYDPNSFDDHFVAIPKKDVVNSFLLPPEIRYHHHHLQFEPPTLPLYKGKYIAIMPHNRDASRDSRDRDMIVRSQTVPMWDSSDPERAPPPLPINPGTSSPTTKSNVSPKVQAVAANFAEKCRDNVAAPYTTNPMPPKPLSPEKSLIKGNYHKRMQSMQNTDTKSEFLNYLESKSPEKSLRASVLDASPKSPKSPKSPEKFNKKLEIAPADNQEGERDPPPPFGINSRYLSKPILNEPTPPSATMLALQNMQLPTESETSTSSRSKESSPTPFMGSQTTGPQNDPHNPGLESLSTQIYSLTDIASNLQREMAQLSRRSKDNATDLISLKAATNARDEDIRKSLRELSSNLTTKFLDAETTGKWDYTSVFGSDPGISHRDRARSPHARKSHSIPRMPSPGPFAAAMERDLCGSPGPISDGSASIALLEKVLREMATREGQENLLDAVDEIKSRPMPDGHGNNADRAMTDMLEEILQIVKSNSGSQALVRSKASANPFEGSSNSDRPRARSLDPEQVLAPDMEILHSDNGSVVEPQYERDPTQEMLHILKRVKTSVIEGGGLTNEVKALVRELRGEVLGMGRNIAEKLEEDERARSVEGGKTQPLTKEEVAAVVDASLADLKELLASVVNESRQSSSAFAELRSSMNGDEIYSIVKQALDEQSSTGPHGDDVRKEEILETIREGWETYKPEIELQNFGLERDEILECLSEGLKSYQPQHENAVTYDQVLAAVQAGMQSFEQPPSITKDEIIQTIRETLSGPEVAASQSLADEQVTRMKDEILRAVTESVISQNTLTRDTLNSGIGRDEVLRAVSDGIEAHFSPSKRLEQPQVTKEDVTNAVNEAFSAQHSALSTQAQSSPVTRDEVLTAIAQGFENHNPIAPEIELNKDDLMDAISAALNEATASSNNNIGDKVLERFHEVLGSMKDEFRQYSDTNGNDNKNVLNAVKDGVDVIRKEIEGYAANTGQSSGKTEILETVKEGFKLLQADMEKVVADASFANAPRGNPDTPELLDAMEKEFEHLRQSITSMLMRSDLSSDKEEILDAINDVTQFQKNQPKKEDLEKAIKEQFENQPAHDEVVKIIKEEFEKISSSMNTTFAACSEPTTNKEDIIAALRQSLESFQDEATRSKSGGEALLLNAFNDGVGAIKSDLAKVLDKPAASDATELLESLKEGLAGLKAEVEAIRKSQLDADEATANEGKELTLAKEVNRSDNVMDGLRVMVGQLQAKVESIEAPPAPEPAEDALKKDHLDEVVEGLKELRESVAGIQARETPAADEAVAKKRDTDAIEELLRSTKAQLDELKFPVPDEIAKSEQVSALENVVKQANDAISELSNRLESEGPTKTEIGTLESLLKDIWIAFDEFKSKSESKEEDSEKVVKSDLQTVEAMVFEVKTQIEELKLPDVETLPTKTDIEGLSTLVTQLREKTEADNELAAKRFDTRKSEHDGIVEKVDAAKAVVEKLGDELKSKLDGSGEGLSELKQVLGGLASSAQYYTTVENIKELSDLITKEFEQVRGDQETGKSEREEKDAAAMVKHDEHRAAIIAELGTKIDEKIAEVVAKYDEAQNAADAKFYATEERDNTSLEAITSTKALAEDIKLVIGAMDNSLNESYERINTDTKAFFEKIDESYNQVKASQEQARADAEKTAATTDRLETELHQFHPQVLEGVQEVLTIIGQHYSHSQRSTQDIKTDISSLPSSIVRLLPPPPEVYDDTKAQEKLDSLLAHARDTHVQDALKVIVERVTSEQVHQKLDQLMSHSTSTNSQVYDKLEELLGHAINSNGPVHDKLDTLIGHATNTDQSVTQMMKLDEIHKDMMDSSRRMQEMLVAQSAMMAEDNDRKRKEAEEAAVALERRNAEKEQVEAEIENFRDEKESLLKIISSLKSEKEDLSKQNAKMSKELSGLEMALELRNEEMQVMEERAESLEKRILEGVLDHARSVLVRGPKRTNSKRARGTRARGPSASNGSKDGRGNNVAVALKKRPSQKESNKERRIFSLSHVTGNRGAGGDRQVSSGSGIASLKRSHSVKSNMSQRMSSWSIANKENDAFPEGDESDTGTEQRTNYLRNGSDVEGEDDDVQTTKGNETDDQLDHLDEEAKRLVLYKKHQATDSGVGTEISSGAE from the exons ATGGTTCTTGTTAAAGCCCGAATTGCTTTGTTCGGGCTCTGCTGTTTTTTTTGCTGCTATCTTCCTTTGTTTCTTGCTTTGACGACTATTTTATGCCCTTACGACCCTAATTCATTTGACGACCACTTTGTTGCGATACCAAAAAAAGACGTTGTTAATTCGTTTCTACTACCCCCCGAGATAAgataccaccaccatcacctccAGTTTGAACCCCCGACTCTACCACTCTACAAAGGAAAATACATTGCCATCATGCCTCACAACCGAGATGCCTCCCGTGACTCCCGTGACCGGGATATGATCGTGCGAAGCCAGACAGTACCAAT GTGGGATAGCTCGGATCCTGAACGGGCGCCTCCGCCGCTTCCAATCAATCCGGGAACCTCGAGTCCCACGACGAAGTCCAATGTTTCGCCCAAGGTCCAAGCTGTTGCGGCGAACTTTGCAGAGAAGTGCCGGGATAACGTGGCTGCACCTTACACTACCAACCCAATGCCACCAAAGCCTTTGTCGCCGGAGAAGTCATTGATCAAGGGCAACTACCATAAACGCATGCAGTCGATGCAGAACACAGACACCAAATCCGAGTTTCTCAACTACCTCGAAAGTAAATCGCCCGAGAAGTCGCTGCGCGCATCAGTGCTGGATGCGAGCCCGAAATCTCCGAAATCACCGAAATCACCAGAAAAGTTTAATAAGAAGCTGGAGATTGCACCCGCGGACAACCAGGAAGGGGAGCGTGATCCTCCCCCCCCTTTCGGAATCAACAGCCGCTATCTCTCCAAGCCTATTCTCAACGAGCCTACTCCACCGTCGGCTACTATGTTGGCCCTTCAGAACATGCAGCTCCCCACTGAGAGTGAGACATCGACCTCATCTCGAAGCAAAGAGAGTAGCCCCACCCCGTTCATGGGATCTCAGACTACTGGACCGCAAAATGATCCTCACAACCCCGGTCTCGAGTCCCTGTCAACGCAGATCTACAGCCTCACGGACATTGCCAGTAATCTGCAGCGTGAGATGGCCCAGCTGAGCCGTCGAAGCAAGGACAACGCTACAGACTTGATCAGCCTGAAAGCTGCAACCAATGCCAGGGACGAAGACATTCGAAAGAGCCTCCGCGAATTGTCGTCGAATCTAACCACCAAGTTTCTGGATGCAGAGACCACCGGGAAATGGGATTACACTTCCGTCTTTGGTTCTGATCCCGGTATTAGCCACAGGGACCGCGCCAGATCTCCGCATGCAAGGAAGAGTCATTCTATACCTCGGATGCCTAGCCCTGGCCCGTTTGCCGCTGCTATGGAACGCGATCTTTGCGGATCTCCAGGTCCTATTTCGGATGGATCGGCCAGTATCGCACTGTTGGAAAAAGTTCTGCGTGAAATGGCAACCAGAGAGGGCCAGGAAAATCTTTTGGATGCTGTTGATGAGATTAAGTCGCGACCGATGCCCGACGGTCATGGCAACAACGCCGATCGAGCTATGACCGATATGCTCGAGGAGATCCTACAGATCGTCAAAAGCAACTCGGGAAGTCAAGCCCTGGTACGATCGAAAGCGTCGGCCAATCCATTCGAAGGAAGCTCCAACAGTGACCGGCCGCGGGCACGGTCCTTGGACCCAGAACAGGTTCTGGCGCCAGATATGGAGATCCTCCACAGCGACAATGGTTCCGTGGTGGAGCCACAATACGAGCGTGACCCTACACAGGAGATGTTGCACATTCTCAAACGAGTCAAGACTAGCGTCATCGAAGGGGGTGGCCTGACCAACGAGGTCAAAGCCCTTGTCCGAGAGTTGCGTGGCGAGGTTCTAGGCATGGGAAGGAACATCGCAGAGAAGctcgaggaggatgagcgcGCTCGATCCGTTGAAGGGGGAAAAACCCAGCCGCTCACGAAGGAGGAGGTAGCAGCCGTCGTTGATGCTAGTCTCGCAGATCTTAAGGAGCTCTTGGCGTCGGTTGTTAATGAAAGCCGACAGAGCTCATCCGCCTTTGCTGAGCTGCGCTCATCGATGAATGGTGATGAGATCTACTCCATCGTTAAGCAAGCCTTGGACGAACAGTCGTCGACAGGGCCGCATGGCGATGATGTGCGGAAAGAGGAGATCCTCGAGACAATTCGCGAGGGCTGGGAGACATACAAGCCCGAAATCGAACTGCAAAACTTTGGTCTAGAACGTGACGAGATCCTCGAATGCCTTTCGGAAGGTCTGAAGTCATACCAGCCGCAACATGAAAACGCCGTCACATACGACCAAGTACTCGCCGCTGTTCAGGCCGGGATGCAGAGTTTCGAGCAACCCCCATCGATTACGAAGGACGAGATTATTCAGACAATTCGCGAAACCTTGTCAGGACCCGAAGTTGCTGCTTCCCAGTCCCTGGCCGACGAGCAAGTCACTCGGATGAAGGATGAGATACTGCGGGCAGTTACCGAGTCCGTCATCTCGCAGAATACGTTGACCAGGGACACTCTGAACTCTGGCATTGGTCGCGATGAGGTCTTGAGAGCGGTCTCTGACGGAATCGAAGCGCACTTTTCCCCGTCAAAACGTTTGGAGCAACCGCAGGTGACCAAGGAGGATGTTACCAATGCTGTTAACGAAGCATTCTCAGCTCAGCATAGCGCTCTTAGCACCCAAGCCCAGTCCTCACCCGTGACTCGAGATGAAGTCCTCACTGCCATTGCCCAGGGATTCGAGAACCACAATCCAATTGCCCCGGAGATTGAGCTCAACAAGGATGATCTCATGGATGCCATTTCAGCTGCCCTAAACGAGGCGACCGCATCGTCCAATAACAACATTGGAGACAAGGTGCTGGAGCGCTTCCATGAAGTTCTTGGAAGCATGAAGGACGAGTTCAGGCAATACTCTGATACCAACGGGAATGACAACAAGAACGTTCTCAACGCTGTCAAGGACGGCGTCGATGTCATTCGGAAAGAAATTGAAGGCTATGCTGCGAATACTGGCCAGTCTTCTGGCAAGACCGAGATTCTGGAGACTGTCAAGGAGGGATTCAAACTTCTGCAAGCGGATATGGAGAAGGTAGTCGCTGACGCGTCTTTCGCCAATGCGCCCCGTGGTAACCCAGACACCCCGGAGCTTCTGGATGCCATGGAGAAGGAGTTTGAACATCTTCGCCAGTCCATCACGTCCATGCTTATGCGCAGCGACTTGTCGAGCGACAAGGAAGAGATTCTCGACGCAATCAATGATGTCACGCAATTCCAGAAGAACCAGCCCAAGAAAGAGGATCTCGAGAAGGCCATCAAGGAGCAGTTTGAGAACCAGCCGGCGCACGATGAGGTGGTTAAGATCATTAAGGAGGAATTCGAGAAGATCTCCAGCTCGATGAACACGacttttgctgcttgctctgagCCCACAACCAACAAAGAAGACATCATCGCTGCTCTTCGCCAAAGCTTGGAATCCTTCCAGGACGAGGCCACTCGATCAAAGAGCGGTGGTGAGGCGCTGCTTCTCAACGCATTCAATGATGGCGTCGGTGCGATTAAATCGGATCTTGCGAAGGTCCTTGACAAGCCGGCCGCATCCGATGCGACTGAGCTTCTGGAGTCGCTCAAGGAGGGTCTCGCTGGCTTGAAGGCCGAAGTCGAAGCGATCCGGAAGTCCCAGCTCGATGCCGACGAAGCCACCGCGAATGAGGGCAAGGAGCTTACGCTTGCGAAAGAAGTCAACAGGAGCGACAATGTCATGGACGGCCTCAGAGTTATGGTCGGCCAACTTCAAGCCAAGGTTGAATCCATTGAGGCTCCTCCAGCCCCCGAACCCGCTGAGGATGCGTTGAAGAAGGATCACTTGGATGAAGTGGTCGAAGGTCTCAAAGAGCTCAGAGAGTCGGTGGCTGGCATCCAGGCTCGCGAGACTCCTGCTGCTGACGAGGCGGTCGCCAAGAAACGGGACACCGATGCGATTGAGGAGTTGCTTCGCAGCACAAAGGCTCAACTCGATGAATTGAAATTCCCTGTACCCGACGAAATTGCCAAGTCAGAGCAGGTCAGCGCCCTTGAAAACGTTGTCAAGCAAGCCAACGACGCCATTAGCGAGCTCTCGAACCGACTCGAATCTGAAGGTCCTACCAAGACTGAGATCGGTACCTTGGAGTCTCTGTTGAAGGACATATGGATTGCCTTCGATGAATTCAAGAGCAAAAGCGAATCGAAGGAAGAGGACTCGGAGAAGGTGGTCAAGTCGGACCTGCAGACCGTGGAGGCCATGGTTTTCGAAGTCAAGACGCAGATCGAAGAGCTCAAGCTTCCTGACGTGGAGACCCTGCCCACGAAGACCGATATCGAAGGACTCTCCACCCTCGTCACTCAGCTCCGCGAGAAGACTGAGGCGGACAATGAGCTGGCTGCTAAGCGGTTCGATACACGGAAGAGCGAACACGATGGCATCGTTGAGAAGGTCGATGCAGCCAAGGCAGTTGTCGAGAAACTCGGCGACGAACTCAAGAGCAAGCTGGATGGTAGCGGCGAGGGTCTTTCTGAGCTCAAGCAAGTTCTCGGCGGCCTGGCTTCATCGGCTCAATACTACACTACTGTGGAGAACATCAAAGAACTGTCGGACCTCATCACCAAAGAATTCGAACAGGTTCGCGGTGACCAGGAAACTGGCAAGTCTGAACGGGAAGAGAAAGATGCCGCGGCAATGGTCAAGCATGATGAACACCGGGCCGCCATCATTGCTGAGCTCGGCACCAAGATCGACGAGAAAATTGCTGAAGTTGTGGCCAAGTACGATGAAGCTCAGAATGCCGCGGATGCCAAGTTTTACGCGACGGAAGAGCGAGACAATACTAGCCTCGAAGCTATTACCAGCACTAAGGCTCTGGCGGAAGACATCAAGCTTGTGATCGGCGCCATGGACAATAGCCTTAATGAGAGCTACGAGCGCATCAACACTGATACGAAGGCGTTCTTTGAGAAGATCGACGAGTCGTACAACCAGGTCAAGGCGAGCCAGGAACAAGCCCGGGCAGACGCTGAGAAGACTGCGGCCACTACTGACCGTCTGGAGACTGAATTGCACCAGTTTCATCCCCAAGTTCTGGAGGGCGTCCAGGAAGTCCTTACGATTATTGGCCAGCACTACAGCCACTCCCAGAGGTCTACGCAGGATATCAAGACGGATATATCATCACTGCCTTCGTCTATTGTTCGTCTTCTGCCGCCGCCCCCCGAGGTATACGACGATACGAAGGCCCAGGAGAAGCTGGACAGTCTCCTCGCACATGCACGGGATACTCACGTTCAGGATGCGCTCAAAGTTATTGTCGAGCGTGTGACGAGTGAGCAGGTTCACCAGAAACTCGACCAGCTTATGAGCCACTCTACAAGTACCAACAGCCAGGTTTACGATAAACTTGAGGAGTTACTTGGCCATGCTATCAACTCCAATGGGCCGGTTCACGACAAGTTAGATACGCTTATTGGCCACGCTACAAATACGGACCAGTCTGTCACACAGATGATGAAGCTGGATGAGATCCACAAGGACATGATGGACTCGTCCCGTCGCATGCAGGAGATGCTTGTCGCTCAGTCCGCTATGATGGCCGAAGATAATGATCGGAAGCGCAAAGAAGCGGAAGAGGCCGCTGTGGCGTTGGAGCGCAGGAACGCAGAGAAGGAGCAGGTCGAAGCAGAGATAGAGAACTTCCGAGATGAAAAGGAGTCCCTGCTCAAGATCATCTCTAGTCTGAAGTCGGAGAAGGAGGACCTTTCCAAGCAGAATGCGAAGATGAGCAAGGAACTGTCCGGTCTCGAGATGGCGCTCGAGCTCCGTAACGAAGAGATGCAGGTTATGGAGGAGCGAGCCGAGAGTCTCGAGAAGCGGATCCTGGAAGGTGTTCTTGACCACGCTCGCAGCGTCCTTGTCAGGGGTCCCAAGCGAACGAATTCCAAGCGCGCGCGTGGTACCCGGGCTCGTGGTCCTAGTGCCTCCAACGGGAGCAAGGATGGCCGTGGCAACAATGTTGCCGTGGCCTTGAAGAAGCGACCTTCGCAAAAGGAATCCAACAAAGAGCGAAGGATCTTCAGTCTCAGCCATGTCACCGGCAACCGTGGAGCTGGAGGAGATCGACAGGTTAGCAGTGGCAGTGGAATCGCGAGTCTGAAGCGAAGCCACTCGGTCAAATCGAACATGTCCCAACGCATGTCGTCCTGGTCCATTGCCAACAAGGAGAACGATGCATTCCCCGAGGGTGATGAGAGTGACACTGGCACGGAGCAGAGGACCAACTACCTTCGCAACGGATCGGATGTCGAAGGTGAAGATGACGATGTGCAGACGACCAAGGGCAACGAGACAGATGACCAGCTTGATCACTTGGACGAAGAGGCGAAGCGACTGGTGCTGTACAAGAAACATCAAGCGACTGACAGTGGTGTCGGGACGGAGATCTCGAGTGGAGCAGAATGA
- the SNF12 gene encoding SWIB/MDM2 domain-containing protein (BUSCO:EOG09262IY3;~COG:B,K;~EggNog:ENOG410PNDZ;~InterPro:IPR036885,IPR003121,IPR019835;~PFAM:PF02201;~go_function: GO:0005515 - protein binding [Evidence IEA]) — translation MNVPMQPNYARGIPQRSPATPRRGPPGPAMMPMPMPQQPVNPQYMPAQRSMPHPNDAVLRRSRKPTDKNIPDGVEDVVIGEGVQQYKSLRDLEKRLDASIVRKRLDIQDSISKTVKKYRTMRIWISNTVENQPWQDAADEPGSTPGSGRYKVKIEGRLLDDDNNESSPSDDSDEDEIKEEKGVEMEQDGEKPGDKKESSRPKQRFSQFFKTITIDFDKSSSVTPEEIRTIAWNKPQLPPNSTASLPPNVDFDCLQFSRASQDNLNVTVSLVRDETPERYKLSKELADVLDTEEETRSGIVLGIWDYIRAMGLQEDEEKRQVRCDDRLRAIFGRDVMFFPQIPESIGPHTSPMDPIKLPYTIRVDEEYHRDPTPTIYDIQVAVEDPLRTKMLTLTQNSQYTAGMHKIASLDDQVALIVQALTHSRAKHSFYTALSKDPANFVKRWINSQRRDMETILGEATRGGGEDGSGPEFRRGGAGGAWDTPVAREAVRYMLAKPEAMGLR, via the exons ATGAATGTGCCAATGCAGCCCAACTACGCCCGTGGTATCCCCCAGCGGTCTCCTGCCACGCCCCGTCGCGGTCCTCCCGGCCCAG CCATGATGCCCATGCCCATGCCCCAGCAGCCAGTCAATCCTCAATACATGCCTGCGCAGCGCAGCATGCCGCACCCCAACGATGCCGTCCTTCGTCGCAGCCGCAAACCCACCGATAAGAATATTCCAGATGGCGTTGAAGACGTCGTGATCGGCGAGGGAGTGCAGCAATACAAAAGCCTACGCGATCTGGAGAAGCGCTTGGATGCCTCCATCGTTCGCAAGAGACTGGATATCCAGGATTCGATCAGCAAAACAGTCAAGAAGTACCGGACGATGCGCATTTGGATATCCAACACTGTCGAGAACCAGCCATGGCAGGATGCTGCAGATGAGCCCGGGAGTACACCTGGCTCAGGACGGTACAAAGTGAAGATTGAAGGACGATTGCTGGACGATGACAACAACGAGTCTAGTCCTTCCGATGACTCTGACGAGGATGAAATTAAGGAAGAGAAGGGCGTCGAAATGGAACAAGATGGAGAGAAGCCTGGGGATAAAAAGGAATCCAGTCGACCCAAGCAGCGGTTTTCGCAATTCTTCAAGACCATCACCATTGATTTCGACAAGTCATCGTCGGTTACCCCGGAGGAGATAAGAACTATTGCTTGGAACAAGCCCCAATTACCGCCGAATTCCACGGCCTCGTTGCCCCCCAATGTGGACTTTGACTGTCTGCAATTCTCCCGTGCCTCGCAGGATAATCTGAATGTCACCGTCAGTCTCGTCCGTGACGAAACACCTGAGCGGTACAAGCTGAGCAAGGAGCTTGCGGACGTCCTGGATACTGAGGAGGAAACAAGAAGCGGGATTGTCTTGGGTATCTGGGACTACATCCGTGCTATGGGACTACAGGAGGACGAAGAAAAGCGTCAAGTGCGCTGTGATGACCGGTTGCGGGCT ATCTTCGGCCGCGACGTCATGTTCTTCCCCCAAATCCCCGAAAGCATCGGCCCGCACACTTCCCCCATGGACCCCATCAAACTTCCCTACACCATCCGCGTCGACGAAGAATACCACAGAGACCCCACCCCCACAATCTACGACATCCAAGTCGCAGTCGAAGACCCCCTTCGCACCAAAATGCTCACCCTAACTCAAAACTCGCAATACACCGCCGGCATGCACAAGATCGCCTCCCTGGACGACCAAGTCGCCCTCATCGTGCAGGCGCTTACGCACTCGCGCGCAAAGCACTCCTTCTACACCGCTCTCTCCAAGGATCCTGCCAACTTTGTCAAGCGCTGGATTAACTCCCAGCGTAGGGATATGGAGACTATCCTGGGTGAGGCGACGCGGGGTGGAGGTGAAGATGGTAGTGGGCCGGAGTTCAGAcgtggtggtgctgggggTGCTTGGGATACGCCTGTGGCGAGGGAAGCGGTGAGATATATGTTGGCTAAGCCGGAGGCTATGGGGCTTAGGTAA
- a CDS encoding 60S ribosomal protein eL27 (COG:J;~EggNog:ENOG410PNDR;~InterPro:IPR041991,IPR001141,IPR008991,IPR018262, IPR038655;~PFAM:PF01777;~go_component: GO:0005840 - ribosome [Evidence IEA];~go_function: GO:0003735 - structural constituent of ribosome [Evidence IEA];~go_process: GO:0006412 - translation [Evidence IEA]), translating to MKFMKVGRVAIITRGRYAGKKVVIVQPQDSGSKAHPFSYAIVAGIERYPLKVTRRMGKKTVEKRSRVKPFIKVVNYNHLMPTRYTLELEGLKGTVTPETFKEVSQREDAKKTIKKALEDRYTSGKNRWFFTPLRF from the exons ATGAAGT TCATGAAAGTGGGCCGTGTGGCCATCATCACCCGTGGCCGTTACGCCGGTAAGAAG GTCGTCATTGTCCAGCCTCAAGACTCTGGCTCCAAGGCGCACCCCTTCTCCTACGCCATCGTTGCCGGTATCGAGCGCTACCCCCTGAAGGTCACCCGCCGTATGGGTAAGAAAACCGTCGAGAAGCGCAGCCGCGTCAAGCCCTTCATTAAGGTTGTCAACTACAACCACTTGATGCCTACCCGTTACACCCTCGAGCTCGAGGGTCTCAAGGGTACCGTCACCCCCGAGACCTTCAAGGAGGTTTCCCAGCGTGAGGACGCCAAGAAGACCATCAAGAAGGCCCTTGAGGACAGATACACCAGCGGCAAGAACCGGTGGTTCTTCACTCCTCTGC GTTTCTAA
- a CDS encoding TLC domain-containing protein (COG:T;~EggNog:ENOG410PHUM;~InterPro:IPR006634;~PFAM:PF03798;~TransMembrane:7 (o35-54i75-95o110-129i141-160o166-187i199-219o290-310i);~go_component: GO:0016021 - integral component of membrane [Evidence IEA]), translating into MLDPLPPPPSWLQNAVEPWALYFNLPTITDHIHEVILAFVFYQFIHSYLSPWLSPVLFPQHYPNFNKRTKLNWDVHVVSFVQSTVVCAAALWVLFTDKERKEMGVLERVYGYTGACGLIQALATGYFIYDLYVSVIYVKMFGLGMVFHGVSALWVFALGFRPFVNFYTPVFILYELSSPFLNMHWFFDKVNMTGSKAQWYNGMALLSVFFSCRLVWGTWRSVHVYSDMWQALSQTWSATASSASTLDPVNISANVFKIRDGNLCVDEACAKAQAEISKYSHYTAAGTPTWLVVTYILSNIVLNSLNYYWFSKMIETVLKRFRGPAAAPTKKEEKEGVKEEEEKDVVLDAAAKLEQEHDGLFLAEDQKASVLNSSTPNLVEDLRKRKVAAIPS; encoded by the exons ATGCTCGACCCTCTTCCCCCACCTCCATCATGGCTTCAAAACGCCGTCGAACCCTGGGCCCTCTACTTCAATCTCCCCACGATAACCGACCACATCCATGAAGTCATCCTCGCCTTCGTCTTCTACCAATTCATTCATTCCTACCTCTCCCCATGGCTCTCCCCGGTCCTCTTCCCGCAGCACTACCCGAACTTCAACAAACGCACCAAGCTGAACTGGGACGTGCATGTGGTGTCGTTTGTACAGAGCACAGTGGTCTGCGCTGCTGCCTTATGGGTGCTATTTACGGATAAGGAGCGGAAGGAGATGGGTGTTCTGGAGCGGGTTTATGGGTATACCGGGGCGTGTGGATTGATCCAGGCGCTTGCTACGGGATACTTCATTTACGATTTGTATGTCAGTGTGATTTATGTGAAAATGTTTGGGCTGGGGATGGTGTTTCATGGTGTTTCTGCATTGTGGGTTTTTGCGCTTGGTTTT AGACCATTCGTTAATTTCTACACCCCCGTCTTCATCCTCTACGAACTCTCCAGCCCCTTCCTGAACATGCACTGGTTCTTTGACAAGGTCAACATGACCGGCAGCAAAGCCCAATGGTACAACGGCATGGCTCTGCTCTccgtcttcttctcctgccGTCTTGTCTGGGGAACCTGGCGCTCCGTCCACGTCTACAGCGACATGTGGCAAGCCCTAAGCCAGACGTGGTCCGCGACTGCCTCGTCCGCGTCGACCTTGGACCCCGTTAACATCAGCGCGAACGTGTTCAAAATTCGTGATGGCAACCTCTGCGTCGACGAGGCTTGTGCGAAGGCACAGGCGGAGATCTCGAAGTACTCGCATTACACTGCCGCGGGAACGCCCACTTGGCTTGTCGTGACGTATATCCTGTCAAACATTGTGCTCAACTCGTTGAACTATTACTGGTTCTCGAAGATGATTGAGACCGTTCTCAAGCGGTTCCGGggtcctgctgctgctcctacgaagaaagaagagaaagagggtgttaaggaggaggaggagaaggacgTTGTGCTTGATGCGGCGGCGAAGCTTGAACAGGAGCACGATGGTCTGTTTCTTGCTGAGGACCAGAAGGCTTCCGTACTCAACAGTAGTACTCCTAATCTCGTTGAGGatttgaggaagaggaaggttGCTGCGATTCCTAGTTAG